One Danio aesculapii chromosome 22, fDanAes4.1, whole genome shotgun sequence genomic window carries:
- the hapln4 gene encoding hyaluronan and proteoglycan link protein 4, with protein sequence MVDVVSERESADTVGQQRWCDETRRWTSAVKRDSQKRDSCTTARLSLSSNNFIPSQHQTRHCMMMILFLEIITCTLLLLSPFVTSYPADLEKGRRRVVHVLEDDTGEVIVQTAPGKVITHRGGTITLPCRYHHEPEDIDPNRIRIKWTKVSDAFQFEDVFVALGRQQKAFGSYQERVSLERAGPGDASVIIHNITLEDYGRYECEVTNDMEDDTGFVNLDLEGVVFPYYPPSGRYKLNYHQAEEVCREQDAILASHPQLHKAWLEGLDWCNAGWLEDGSVQYPISHPRDQCGRKDSPPGVRNYGYRHKDDERYDAFCFTSNLNGRVYFLKRFKKVNYLEAVKACQRDGAFIAKVGQLYAAWKIQLLDHCEAGWVEDGSIRYPIVNPRTRCGGQDPGVRNLGFPDKKFRLYGVYCFRKNTDIQSTQAPTETTSKMANSTRSI encoded by the exons ATGGTGGATG TCGTAAGTGAAAGAGAGTCTGCTGATACAGTCGGTCAGCAGCGCTGGTGTGATGAGACGCGACGGTGGACATCTGCAGTGAAACGGGACAGTCAGAAGCGGGACAGCTGCACTACAGCACGCCTCAGCCTCTCCAGCAATAACTTTATACCATCTCAACACCAAACGCGTCACTGCATGATGATg aTCTTGTTCCTGGAAATCATTACCTGCACACTGCTGCTCCTTTCTCCCTTTGTGACCTCCTACCCAGCCGACTTGGAGAAAGGACGGAGGAGAGTGGTTCATGTCCTGG AGGATGATACTGGGGAAGTTATAGTCCAGACTGCGCCAGGTAAAGTGATCACTCATCGTGGTGGAACCATCACCCTTCCCTGTCGATACCACCATGAACCAGAGGACATTGATCCTAACCGCATTCGCATCAAATGGACGAAGGTTTCTGATGCTTTCCAGTTTGAAGATGTGTTTGTGGCACTGGGACGACAACAGAAAGCATTTGGGTCTTACCAAGAGCGAGTGTCTCTAGAGCGTGCAGGACCTGGAGATGCTTCAGTTATAATTCACAACATCACCTTGGAAGACTACGGCCGATATGAATGTGAGGTCACTAATGACATGGAGGATGACACAGGATTTGTCAATCTGGACCTTGAAG GTGTTGTGTTCCCCTACTACCCTCCATCGGGACGCTACAAGCTGAACTACCATCAGGCTGAGGAAGTTTGCCGAGAGCAAGATGCAATCCTGGCCTCCCATCCACAACTACATAAGGCTTGGCTTGAGGGTTTGGATTGGTGCAATGCTGGCTGGTTAGAGGACGGCTCGGTCCAGTACCCCATCTCCCACCCCCGAGACCAGTGTGGCCGCAAGGACAGCCCTCCAGGTGTCCGCAACTATGGCTACAGGCACAAAGACGACGAACGCTATGATGCTTTTTGCTTTACCTCCAACCTCAATG GACGTGTCTACTTTCTTAAACGCTTTAAAAAGGTAAACTACCTGGAGGCGGTAAAGGCATGTCAACGTGATGGTGCATTCATAGCCAAAGTCGGACAACTGTATGCTGCTTGGAAGATCCAACTCTTGGACCATTGTGAGGCAGGGTGGGTGGAAGATGGTAGCATCCGGTACCCCATCGTCAATCCTCGAACCCGCTGCGGGGGCCAAGATCCTGGTGTCCGAAACCTAGGTTTCCCTGATAAGAAGTTCCGCCTCTACGGAGTCTACTGCTTCCGCAAAAACACAGATATCCAGTCAACACAGGCTCCAACTGAAACCACTTCCAAAATGGCTAACAGCACCAGAAGTATCTGA